The following coding sequences lie in one Flavobacterium sp. 20NA77.7 genomic window:
- a CDS encoding TonB-dependent receptor: MTTEIKLRGDKQIEQVPSIKDKALRINLNENIYGTFAEIGAGQETVRHFFRAGASSGTIAKAMSAYDKDFSDAIYGIENDGRYVTESRLRKMLSHEVMLIEQRLKRDKHPHKMFFSYANTVATIDFAKQFKGHGWVGIKFQVEPDEDYNEIILHIRFRENDARLQQETLGILGVNLIYGAFYKHNDPKKLLRYLYDHLDKDQLEIDTINFSGPRFANVDNRLMSLQLVKNGMTDAVMFNPDGKNILPAAVLYKKNILALRGSFRPVTKVNMDMYKQSYEMFIQENKVDKENTFVVFEITLSNLKAEGEIDERDFLDRAELLCSLGQTVMISNFQEYFKVVEYFSSFTKSRMGLAMGVSNLIDIFDEKYYRHLSGGILEAFGKLFYRDLKVYLYPMKDAETGAIIDSDNLKVHPRMKELYKFFKFNGKVVDIKLYDEKILEIFSRSVLKKITKNEPGWEQMLPEGVADIIKRDHLFGYQKEKELAE; this comes from the coding sequence GAGGAGACAAGCAAATTGAGCAAGTTCCGTCAATAAAAGATAAAGCGCTTCGAATCAACCTCAACGAAAATATCTATGGTACTTTTGCTGAAATTGGTGCAGGACAAGAAACTGTAAGACACTTTTTTAGAGCTGGGGCTTCTTCAGGTACTATAGCAAAAGCGATGTCTGCTTACGATAAAGATTTTAGTGATGCTATTTATGGTATTGAAAATGACGGCAGATATGTAACAGAAAGTCGCTTACGTAAAATGTTGTCTCATGAAGTAATGTTAATAGAACAACGCCTAAAGAGAGATAAGCATCCGCATAAGATGTTTTTCAGCTATGCGAATACGGTAGCAACGATTGATTTTGCAAAACAATTTAAAGGCCACGGTTGGGTTGGAATCAAATTTCAAGTCGAACCAGACGAAGATTACAACGAAATTATACTTCATATTCGTTTTAGAGAAAATGATGCTCGTTTACAGCAAGAAACCTTAGGTATTTTAGGTGTAAATCTAATCTATGGTGCTTTTTACAAACATAACGATCCTAAAAAATTATTACGTTATTTATATGACCATTTAGACAAAGACCAACTTGAGATTGACACCATCAACTTCTCAGGCCCGCGTTTTGCAAATGTAGATAATCGTTTAATGAGTTTGCAACTAGTAAAAAATGGCATGACAGATGCGGTTATGTTTAACCCAGATGGCAAAAATATACTCCCAGCCGCCGTGCTTTACAAAAAAAACATCCTTGCACTAAGAGGAAGTTTTAGACCTGTTACGAAAGTAAATATGGACATGTATAAACAATCTTATGAAATGTTTATACAAGAAAATAAAGTAGATAAAGAAAATACTTTTGTTGTTTTTGAAATTACACTTTCAAACTTAAAAGCTGAAGGCGAAATTGACGAAAGAGATTTTCTTGATCGTGCAGAATTACTGTGTTCATTAGGACAAACGGTAATGATATCAAACTTTCAAGAATATTTTAAAGTGGTTGAATATTTCTCAAGTTTTACTAAATCTAGAATGGGATTAGCCATGGGAGTAAGTAATTTGATTGATATTTTTGATGAAAAATACTACCGCCATTTATCAGGAGGTATACTAGAAGCTTTTGGTAAATTATTTTACCGTGATTTAAAAGTATATCTATATCCAATGAAAGATGCTGAAACAGGAGCAATTATTGATTCAGATAATTTAAAAGTACATCCTCGAATGAAAGAATTGTATAAATTCTTTAAGTTTAACGGCAAAGTGGTTGATATAAAATTATACGATGAAAAAATTCTAGAAATTTTCTCTAGAAGTGTGTTGAAAAAAATTACCAAAAACGAACCAGGTTGGGAACAGATGTTACCAGAAGGAGTAGCAGATATTATAAAACGCGACCATTTATTTGGTTATCAAAAAGAAAAAGAATTAGCAGAATAA
- the bcp gene encoding thioredoxin-dependent thiol peroxidase — MTHLKIGDQAPNFSGVDQNGKEHTLADYKGKKLVVFFYPKANTPGCTAEACDLRDNYERFKAANYELLGVSADTINAQKKFEEKYNFPFALLADEDKSVIEAFGVWGPKKFMGKEYDGIHRTTFVINENGVLTDIITDVKTKAHAAQLLK; from the coding sequence ATGACACATTTAAAAATAGGTGATCAAGCTCCAAATTTTTCTGGAGTAGATCAAAATGGCAAAGAACATACTTTAGCGGATTATAAAGGTAAAAAATTAGTAGTCTTTTTTTATCCGAAAGCCAATACGCCAGGTTGTACGGCTGAAGCATGTGATTTAAGAGATAATTATGAGCGTTTTAAAGCGGCTAATTATGAGTTATTAGGAGTTAGTGCTGATACTATTAATGCTCAAAAAAAATTTGAGGAAAAATATAATTTCCCTTTTGCATTACTTGCCGACGAAGATAAATCAGTAATTGAAGCTTTTGGTGTTTGGGGCCCGAAAAAATTTATGGGCAAGGAATATGATGGTATTCATCGTACAACTTTTGTTATTAATGAAAATGGAGTACTAACGGATATTATTACCGATGTGAAAACAAAAGCGCATGCTGCTCAACTATTAAAATAA